In Gammaproteobacteria bacterium, a single genomic region encodes these proteins:
- a CDS encoding phosphate ABC transporter substrate-binding protein, with the protein MPRTLVRMAGRATGMALSFVLFPAMADVEVVVVGSPDIEVPSLSENMVRNLYLGKTVQLDNGTRVEVIDLPSGNSVRDEFYEKVIGKDTTQVKAYWAKRIFTGKGSPPETKPDERAVVKWISEAPGRIGYVSREAVNGSVRVLLSKD; encoded by the coding sequence ATGCCACGAACACTGGTCAGGATGGCGGGGCGCGCGACGGGCATGGCCTTGTCTTTCGTGCTGTTTCCGGCCATGGCCGATGTCGAGGTTGTAGTGGTCGGCAGCCCCGATATCGAAGTGCCCTCCCTCAGTGAAAATATGGTCCGCAACCTCTATCTGGGCAAGACCGTGCAGCTCGATAACGGCACCCGCGTCGAGGTGATCGATCTGCCGAGCGGGAACTCGGTGCGGGACGAATTCTATGAAAAGGTGATCGGGAAGGACACCACGCAGGTAAAGGCGTACTGGGCGAAGCGCATCTTCACCGGCAAGGGGTCGCCGCCGGAGACGAAGCCCGATGAGCGCGCCGTGGTCAAGTGGATCAGTGAAGCACCGGGACGCATCGGGTATGTCAGTCGCGAGGCGGTGAACGGTTCGGTCAGGGTGCTATTGAGCAAAGATTGA
- a CDS encoding DUF4147 domain-containing protein: MYRHAVAAVNGRVRVRAHLAGREPGAPVRVIAIGKAAGPMALGACDALGDAVESALVITKYGHAAAGFPAGLPLTVIEAGHPLPDANSLRAGRELLDFIARAPAAAVFLFLISGGTSALVEAPAGALQLADLQRAHRWLTGCGRDIAAINRVRTRLSLIKGGRLAAYLGGRRTLQLLVSDVPGDDPAVIGSGLLSPADTSGPPDRELPAWLAEFAVRAPAPPGADAPCFRTVETRLIASARDARLAAAGHARVLGYAVHLHHGLITGDAAAEGRRLAGVLRDGGPGLHVWSGETVVTLPDTPGRGGRCQQLALAAAADLAGLPGRVLLAAGTDGGDGPGPAAGAMVDGGTVARGRARGLDPLDCLRHADAGAFLEASGDLILTGASGTNVMDLLLAWNGAG, encoded by the coding sequence GGGTGCGCGCACACCTCGCCGGCCGGGAGCCCGGGGCGCCGGTGCGCGTGATCGCGATCGGCAAGGCGGCCGGACCGATGGCGCTCGGCGCCTGCGACGCGCTCGGCGACGCCGTGGAGTCGGCCCTGGTCATCACCAAGTACGGCCATGCCGCGGCCGGATTTCCCGCCGGTCTTCCGCTTACCGTGATCGAGGCCGGCCATCCGCTGCCCGATGCGAACAGCCTGCGCGCCGGCCGTGAGCTCCTCGATTTCATCGCGCGCGCCCCGGCGGCGGCGGTCTTTCTGTTCCTGATCTCGGGCGGTACCTCCGCGCTGGTGGAGGCGCCGGCGGGAGCGCTGCAGCTCGCCGATCTGCAGCGCGCGCACCGCTGGCTGACGGGATGCGGCCGGGACATCGCCGCGATCAACCGGGTGCGCACGCGGCTCTCGCTCATCAAGGGCGGCCGGCTGGCGGCGTATCTGGGAGGGCGGCGCACGCTGCAATTGCTGGTCTCCGACGTGCCGGGCGACGATCCCGCCGTGATCGGCTCCGGTCTGCTGAGCCCGGCCGATACCTCCGGGCCGCCGGACCGGGAGTTGCCTGCATGGCTGGCGGAATTCGCCGTCCGCGCGCCAGCGCCTCCCGGCGCCGATGCGCCGTGCTTCCGCACCGTCGAGACGCGCCTCATTGCCTCTGCCAGGGACGCGCGTCTGGCCGCCGCGGGGCATGCGCGCGTGCTGGGTTACGCCGTGCACCTGCATCATGGCTTGATCACCGGCGATGCCGCAGCGGAGGGGCGTCGGCTCGCGGGCGTGCTGCGCGACGGCGGCCCCGGCCTGCATGTCTGGTCGGGCGAAACGGTGGTGACCCTGCCGGATACGCCGGGGCGTGGCGGCCGCTGCCAGCAGCTCGCGCTCGCCGCGGCCGCGGATCTCGCCGGCCTGCCGGGGCGCGTCCTGCTCGCGGCGGGGACCGACGGAGGAGATGGGCCGGGGCCGGCAGCGGGCGCGATGGTCGACGGCGGCACGGTCGCGCGCGGTCGCGCGCGCGGCCTGGATCCGCTGGACTGTCTGCGGCACGCGGACGCCGGCGCGTTTCTCGAGGCCAGCGGCGACCTGATCCTCACCGGCGCGAGCGGTACCAACGTGATGGATCTGCTCCTCGCCTGGAACGGTGCCGGCTGA